Sequence from the Longimicrobiaceae bacterium genome:
AGTCCCGGGGGGCCTGGCTCCCCACGCTCACGCTGGGCACCGGCTACGCCAACTCCAGCAACCAGCGCTTCGACCAGGCCACGGGCCGGCTCGTCTCCGAGAACTACTCCGCCCAGGTCCAGTCCGGGATCGAGCTGTTCGACGGCGGGCGCCGGCTGGCCGAGGGGCGCACCGCCCGGGCCCGCGAGCGCGCCGCCACCGCCGGCTTCCGCGAGCAGCGCTTCCTGACCGCGCTGGCGACCACGCAGGTGTTCTACGCCACCGCCGCCGCGGAGGAGCTGCTGGCCGCGGCGCGGCAGCGGCTGGAGCGGGCGCTGCAGCAGCTGGAGTTCGCGCGGACCCGCCTGGAGCTGGGCTCCGCCACCCGCTCCGACGTGCTCCGCGCCGAGCTGGAGGCGGGGAACGCCGAGCTGGCCGTGGTCGAGGCGGAATCGGCGCTGCGCACCTCGCGCCTGCAGCT
This genomic interval carries:
- a CDS encoding TolC family protein, with amino-acid sequence MTLRRTPAGRTHAALLASLFLPAALAAQAAPPVVTLDEAIERSLAADPAAVAAASGIASARADVMQSRGAWLPTLTLGTGYANSSNQRFDQATGRLVSENYSAQVQSGIELFDGGRRLAEGRTARARERAATAGFREQRFLTALATTQVFYATAAAEELLAAARQRLERALQQLEFARTRLELGSATRSDVLRAELEAGNAELAVVEAESALRTSRLQL